The uncultured Sphaerochaeta sp. genome includes the window GCTACATTCTTGATCCCTATCTCAGTGAACATGCCCTTGTTTGGGGATTTGCTGGAGTCGAAGGCGGCATCAATCATGGATTGATCCATTCCTACTCCGTCATCAGTGATGATAAGGCTACATGCATCCTCTTCCATTCTTGCCTCGATTGTTACCGTTCCTGCTCCTCCCTTTGGCTCAATACCATGGAAGATTGCATTTTCCACCAGTGGCTGTAAGGTGAACCGGGGAATGCCGATGGTGTAGTAGCTTGGATCTATAGAGACCTGCAGGACAAGGGTTCCTCCGTAGCGGTACTTCTGGATGACAAAGTAGTCATTTAGCAAATCAAGTTCAGCCTTCAGGGTGATGATCGGCTCATCGGCTTTGCTCACATTCTTCATAAGCCGGGAGAGGCTGGTGGTCATCTCAGCAATTCCGGTTGCTTTCTGCAAGGTAGCCATCCATTTGATGGAGTTGAGTGTGTTATAGAGGAAATGGGGGTTAATCTGACTTTGGAGCATACGGTACTCCAGTTCCTGTTTCTTTTTTTCATCGGTGACACGCCGTTCAAGCAGCTCATCAACCCGTCCTGCCAGTTCATTGATTCCTCTTCCAATATCACCCAGCTCATCCTCCCATTCTATGCTTGGGTCGCTGGAGAAGTCACTATGTGCGATTGCCTTCATCCTCTCTTGGATTTTTGCGATGGGTCGGTTGAAGAGCCGGTTTAGCAAGAGGGCGAGGATGGTTCCAAAAAGCAAGACTGCCAACAGGATAATGACCAGCATGGAGAGGTAGGTGGTACGCTCAAAACGTACTTTGTCAGATGAGAGGGTCTGGCTGAGGGTAATGTCCTGAAACCCAGTGGGGCAGGTGATCAGCAACTGCTGTTGACCATCCAGGAGGATCTTTGCAACCTGGGTCTGCTCTCCATCGGTATCTGCATCCATTACTTCCATGGCAGGGGCTTGCATCAGATGGAAGCGGTTGTTCTTCAGTTGGTAAAAATGATTCCCAATTCCAAGATAGAGGGAGGAGCCCTCAGGGAGTGTGTAATCCTTGACCAAGTCAAGGATCAACGAGGCACTTACTGCAAGGTAAAGCTGGCCGGTCACCTCTGGGGATGAGGATTGGGTGAGGACTCTCCTGATGGGCAATACTTGTGCTTCTCCCCTGAGGAAGGGGTCCTGCCAGATATGGTTCCATCCACCATTTTGTGTAAAGGTAGGGGGAAGTACCATGTCCACATTGGTGGTATTTACCGGCATGCTGTCGCTCATCCAGAGACCGGTATGAATGAGTTTTGTATGGTTGATATCGGTGATGATGATCCTACTTACATATGCCTGGGCGAGGTTGTTCATTACCTCTTCCTTTACCCGTTCATAGGTTTCCAGGGCATTGGTATTTCCCTCCTGTTCCAGATATGCCGATACCAATGTATTGGTGGTGCACCACTTGATCAGGGAGTCTATGGCAACCATATTTTCCCTCGCTTTTGCTCCGATGAACTGCAGGTTGAACTCAGTTGATGAAATTTGGCTTTCAAGGGCAAATGAACGGAATAGCAGAAAACTGAAGGTTGCCACCAAGATGGCAATAACAAGGGCAAAGGTGATGGTGATCATCGTTATCTTTCCCTTCAAGGTTTTCAGCCGCATACAACGCCTCCCACAGGAGAGTATGAGCTACGCTGGGACGAGGGCGCAACCGGAAACTGGAGGATCTTGGGAATGTTCGGAAAAAAGTACAGGTTCAAAGAAAATAGTACAACTTTTTTCGCAGGTACGGAAAAAAGTAAAGCTTTTGTACATTGAATTGCATGGTATTGTAAACCATTGGGCCATACCCTAA containing:
- a CDS encoding sensor histidine kinase, yielding MRLKTLKGKITMITITFALVIAILVATFSFLLFRSFALESQISSTEFNLQFIGAKARENMVAIDSLIKWCTTNTLVSAYLEQEGNTNALETYERVKEEVMNNLAQAYVSRIIITDINHTKLIHTGLWMSDSMPVNTTNVDMVLPPTFTQNGGWNHIWQDPFLRGEAQVLPIRRVLTQSSSPEVTGQLYLAVSASLILDLVKDYTLPEGSSLYLGIGNHFYQLKNNRFHLMQAPAMEVMDADTDGEQTQVAKILLDGQQQLLITCPTGFQDITLSQTLSSDKVRFERTTYLSMLVIILLAVLLFGTILALLLNRLFNRPIAKIQERMKAIAHSDFSSDPSIEWEDELGDIGRGINELAGRVDELLERRVTDEKKKQELEYRMLQSQINPHFLYNTLNSIKWMATLQKATGIAEMTTSLSRLMKNVSKADEPIITLKAELDLLNDYFVIQKYRYGGTLVLQVSIDPSYYTIGIPRFTLQPLVENAIFHGIEPKGGAGTVTIEARMEEDACSLIITDDGVGMDQSMIDAAFDSSKSPNKGMFTEIGIKNVAKRIEYMFGVNYGLTLQSEKGLYTKAIIRLPLLKKDGTAWQPN